The nucleotide sequence GGGCTGTAAACATCAGTGATGCTAGGTAACTGAAACCATGAGGAATAAGGTGTATATTTCCTAACTATGGGAGGGGTTTGTAAGAAGGGAGATACGAAGCGTTCCCTGTCATCATTAGGCCTGTAGATACCAGTGATAGTAGGTGTTTGGAACCACGATGAATAAGGCGTATATTTCTTAACCATGGGCTGGGTTTGTAAACTGGGAGATATCCAGGGTTCTTTTAGATACTCCAATGGCTTTGTGTACCGGTAAAGTGATCTGTAATAAGTTGGTGGACACACAAAAGGGTGAAATGGCTGAAAAGGCAGCTGACATTGTTGACCTCCTAAAACATAGCTATTGACAAAGTCTTGGCTATCAGTGTATATACAGGAGTTGGGTCCCAAGAACTCTCTGTAGCTTTCTCCATTGAAGTCTCCACACAGACCGCAATGTCTACCCATGTATTTGGGAGAAACCTGAAAAGTAGACAACAGAAGCAGTAACTTAGTAATATACAATGATAATACACATTCATATTTTGTTCATCCAAAATATCCACTTTGAAGAAGAGTTTGCAAAAATTGgacttatattttttttatcagttgttcaattaacattttataaaaaatagtttttggaCAAAATTTAATTCTGCAATACCTTAATGCGAGCCTTGATGTTATCAAGACTAAATTGTTGGATCAAAAATTTGAACAGTAATTTTAAACACGATAAAACGTACCCTAAATTACAACGTCATATCCAAGTCCAGTatcgtaaaaataattaatagttgaTAGGAACTAGCTGCTTTACCACTTAAAGAAGGGCTCGATTAATTAATTACCTTTATCTCTGCATTCACACCATCGTATTTAATAAGAAGACCTTCTACTTCAGCTTGAACAACAACAATCGGACGGGATAAAGTCTCTTCAAGATAGAAGTAGATGGGCGATTCTACAGATCCTATTTGAAGTGGTTGGCCATAAACTAGTTGATATGTTTGTTGATCAATAATAACTTCGAAGGATGAATGTTGCCAAGATGGAAGTAACTTGATTTCATGACCAAGTACATACACCAACAATGTCTGTAGATGAAAACAGTTTTTACTGTGGTTAGCGTTTTCAAGCCTTAAGATAATCATGTGAGTAGTGACTGTAAACAAAAGTACTTCCAAAGTATAATTGCcacttttagaataaaaaaaaaacaaacttccctTTCTTTACCTAATACAGATACGACAATAGCTTGTCATTAACAATGGTTTAGTGTGAAACTTACTATGTTTGATCAAGAGAAGTTATTTGTGAAATTCTTTAGATTCTGTAAATATCGAGAttagaataaatattacaacCTTCGCCTTAAAAGATAATATCTAATACGTCATTGTACCTTAGTAAGACCAGCTGACTCTGCTGGGGTAAGAAGAACAGCGTATCGTTCCTCAGGAGAACAGTCCTTAGAGAGGAGATACTGGCACTGTGTTTCTGGCATTGGAAAAGTCACATTGTCCAATGTTTGAATGTACCTTTCCATCACAGAACAAACGGCTAGACAAGAAGTAATCCCATGAATAAAATTTATCAACATCTTAGTTTCCTAATATTAATTTATACCACTGTTACACACTTTGCAGAGGACATATGTCCATAAGCattatatatatacctttatttACTTGAAAACAAATGCTGGTATTTAGAACAAATACCAGCTTAGATGAATGTGTATCTtgagttttacatgttttatacgCAAAGGAAACTTATGCTAAAAAATCTAACATTTTTTTGAGATTTCCGAACCAGTAACTTGTGATATACTTACGCTCCACTTTACTGTTCCACAGTAATCTCATGTTGTCTTCTACGGGTGGCACCAATAGTGACAGAGGCTTAACGTAAGGTAGGTAAATTTTACGGATATAAGTATTTTCAGTGGGCTTCTCAATAAACAAATTCAGAAGAGGTACTCCTGGCACTTGTTTCACAAATTCTGCAATGATGCGGATTTTTTTCTCAGAATTACGAATATTCACAGCATTATTATCCACTAGAGGATACAGGTATGCTTTAAGAGCCAAGTCTATATGATGGGTCAGGTTGACAAAATACGGAGGAACctggaataaagaaaaaattcagaAGCGTTTTAAAATCAATCTCACTTTTAATTTTCACACGCCTCAAGAGAAATATGCAATATATTAAGCATTGTTTAAAAGACTGTTGAGAAAACTCCCTTTCTAACTACTTTTCATATGTAATATATGGCAGTTATGCAGAAATTATGTTGAAAATGTTGGTGCAAAGTTAGTCAAAATTCgacatatttacaaaatttctcATACAAATAAAGTATCTCATTTTAACTTATTCTGGCCATATACACATAAATCATCGTGTCAGACAAACTCGAGGATTCTATTGTTCCTTCCATTGTCTATTTGGTAACTAGTCCTGAGTGAAGGAATAACTGATATATACTACTTAGTAgggtttattattagtttaatatgCATTAATCTTggttctttgtattttattttgaaaacaattttacttACTTTCTGGTAGTTGATCTCCATAGTAATTTTGTTGAGATAGCTATCGTCCACTATTGCCAACTTACAGGCATAGCTCTGGCTTTTTCCCAGCTGTTGGTCAATCTGGCATTGTTTGTAGTACCAAGGGAGTGACCATTGTCCGCTAAGTCCAGAgatgtagtttgtgttgtacagtgtAGTCATACGTGGAAGTTTTCTTGGCTCATAACGCACGTTCTTCTGTTCATTGCTTTTTTCCACAATAGCCTTTAgtaaaaaaattagaatgaaaaaaCGCCAAGGCTAAAATGCTACAATAATCACTGTGTTTATTGTTCATAAGTTTTggggctggcatggccaagcgtgttaaggcgtgcgactcgtaatctgaaagtcgcgggtttgcatcaccgtcgcgccaaacatgctcgccctcccagccgtgggggcgttataatgtgatggtcaatcccactatttgttggtaaaagagtagcccaagagttggcggtgggtggtgatgactagctgccttccctctggtcttacactgctaaattagggacggctagcacagatagccctcgtgtagctttgagcgaaattcaaaacaaacaagcaacaaaataaaaaaacaaaatttaaattgtcCCTTATATTgagaaagatatatatgtgtaTTCAGAAGATGAAGAGTATTAacttttaacaacaatatttaattcaATAAGTGTTTTGAAATAAGGCATACACAAGTGACATTCAAAACGCGCCTTTTCCGAGTCTTTGTATATTTCTTGTCATTAATTTTGAAGAGAATATACCCTATGTATTCAGCTAACATACTGCTATTGTCTCGAGAAATTAGTTAAACTACTTATTGCTATTAAAATCAATCCACggttaacataaaatattttaacatccaTGCGAAGTattcaaatattattgtaaagCAATTCTGCtaggaaattcaaaacatattatgaTTCTACTTACGTTGACAGAAATATGCTTTTCTTGTGATGTTAAGCATTCTGAACCCCAAATGATGTCAGCATTGATGTCTACATTTTGATCCTTAGTTAAGACAGTATCCAGGAGGAAAACATTTGGTTTCGGAGGGAACTTCACAATGGAGTTGAAGCACATCTAGTATATATAGACACATTAATGTCTAACAGCgatttattttaatcttaacaaatTTTTTTGTTCTCTTCATCATAGCTTAAATATGTCATAACTATTACTGTTATGGTATACTCATGACAGTATATTAAATAGAAAGAACTGGAAGCTTTTGTTGTTTCTATTGTATTCGCTGCAGTGAATATAACCCAGATTTTGTAATGGTACAACCCTCAAGCTTATGGGTGAATTCCCGGGTGacattaactaaaaaaaataattcgtaTTAAACATGCTATTGAGTAAATACCTTATTTTACCCCTAAATGTAAATAGCTATTATCAAGTTTATTAATAAGTACTCTATCCAATATAACAAtcgttattcttttttttcttcgtAAACTTTATTAcgttttaacagaaaataaaacctgACCTCCACTGGATTGGATCTGTATTGCCCAGTTGTTGATTTTTTTAGATGGATTTTGGTCCAGATGGTTCTAAAGTCCAGGGTTCGTGTGTAAAAGAGGTCTAAAACGTTCGTTATAGAAACAGGTCCTTTTCCTTCTAAAACCACAGACAAAGCATGTGTCACAGTTGCGACTGTTACATGGGGTTGGCTATACTCGGTACTGGTTCGTGGCAAGTAAGTTTTAGGTTCTGATAAAACATCGTTATAGTAGGATTTGTGTTGGTAGACGTGGGTAAAGGTAAATTGAGGTATTCATCGGCTTTATTTAGAATACCAGTGCTTCTTTCTTTTGATGTAGGTGTGGTTCATCTTTCTCCCACATTCGTTTGTACTGGAGCTTAATGTTATACTAGAATgacgaaaataaaattatacacgttaatttaaaactgtaatggTAAGAAAATACACTAAACTTTTTTCTTACTTAACACTTTAAccgttaagaaaaaaaatatttgtaaaatatttttaacacattacaTATTAATTCATAGCCATTtaagtacatttattttacaagcaTACACAAATGTTGAACAACAAATGAATATTAGTAACAGCTTTtacagttataaataaaactaaatgtgttATTGATCGTTAACAATATTTAAAGACACTGTCACAAAATCGTTACTGACCAAATCTGTTTTAGAAAAATCAAGTTGCAGACTAAGTTTTATTGTTGATTACAACCAGCTTACAAAGCTCATCGTTACTAAGCAAGTAAAATACATCTACGAGTGCACTTGCATAGATATTCAGCTTTGCACTTACTTTACATTAGTATTTTGATGAATTCACTACGTGCGAAAACAAATATTTGCTGTATGAATATGAAACTTAAGAGTATTAACTATAATCAAAGCGGAATAAATTAAGATATGGGTTATTACCTCATAGACTTGTGTCTGATGATCTGGTTCTAATGAAACGACAAATTCACGGTACTTCTTACCAGGATTACTAATAACCTCCAAAATTCCAGCTAGGTATCCCTTTTCCTGTGTCGTATGGCTGAGGTAGAGCGGGATGTCTGACCAGATGGTTTCTGCAATTCCTTGAACATGGAGCCTCAGTCCAAATAATTCTCGACCATAAACTTCATCATACTACaatattaaattacacaaaatataagtttgtattttttttgttaaatgttcgAGCTAAAGTCACTTGGTGTGAGTATGTCATAATGGGATATCTTGACAAAAGTACTAATTAAAGATGTTTCCAATATCGATGTAACTCAAGACGTGAGAAATTCTATGAATGAGCTTCAAAGTAACGTAATGAATACATATCTTTGATAAATATTGTAGCACTTAAAGCACATATTTGAAGAGTATTCAGAATCGAAGactttcataaaagaaaaatataggtATGAGTTAAATGCTTAGTTTGCTTAAGtcaataaaatgaaaaagaaataaacttgcCTTTAATGGAATTGGTAAAGTCCTAATTGGGACATACTGTCCTAGAAAGTGTTCTTCTGGTGGTTGAGTCAGGTAGTTCTTTCGAATAAAGGTAGCAGCGTCTGACTTGTGGTAGAAGATCTTCGTTAGTCGTGGCTGGATATTGAGTTGAAAGACGTGTTGCGTTACGTCATATTGTAAGCTGATGTTCAAAGGAATAGTCACGTGGTATCTTCTAGCCATGGTGCTTCCGTACATAGTCTGGGCTACTGGGTCCACAATTCCTCCGAACACATGGGAGGAGTAATGTATCCTACGtacaaaaaaattagaaacttcttTTAGATTATTGTCCAGAAAGCAAAtcgtatataatgttttatagaaCCCTACTGGATATTCGGATCAGCCCGTGGCTAATTAGTCTAAAAGCCCTCTTTTATTAGAAAGTTGTATGTTTCAGGATAGAACTACACAATAATTTGCCACCTATCGGTATTCGTTAGATACACTTCTTTCTCACGATTTTATTAAATTCGATGACTTTTGAAAAAAATACCATTTTCAGATTTATTGATAATTAAACTGTGACTGCTAAATAAAGAGCCATAATTTTGTAAGAAGATAAGGAAAATGACTTACGTTGGTTGAATTTCTAAAGCAAAGTTCGCGTTCTCAGAATAGTAGCCGCTTCGTGGAAgctgaatataaatatttctgacgCGTAAAGACAGTATGACTGGTTTTTGGTTGGAAATCACAACTGGCAGACCTATATCTGAAGGTAATACTTTGAAGGAGCTGGAAGGTAGAATGACCTTAACATAGTGCCATGGCATTCCTTTTCTCACTTGATCTTCAAGTTGTCTATAAAACTTGACTGctacattagaaatataaaattcaattaGTTCAAAGCTGATCAAGGTGATTTTATAAAATAGCAGTGAGTTCAAGCACAAATATTAAACTAATGAAGTACATTAAATGCAATAATTAACTTGTTAGATTATTTATTTGTCACCTTTCTATCATAATCTGCTCATtacaatgttgtttgtttatcaGTTGGTTATACATAGCAAGGAAAACTACGATAACGTTGCTAATCATAAGAAAAGTGTATGCAGTGGcgtattttattgtatataaaattacattggatgtagggcccacacaaccttaaaacTGTCACTGAGTGTGTGGTCACTATTTTATACATTGACaatgaaaattaagtttaatatttatctacagcATCGGAATATTTGCAATATGGCAGTCTGATGCTCGCAAACACTCTTGAGATCCTTCACAATGAAATACTAGCTTACCGTGCTGGAGCATTTCAATGACATATTCTTTATCAAAAGTGTAAAGTGAAGTTCTTTCGAACAGTTGAAAGAATATGCTAGCTTTCAGGTCTTCTGATTCACGAAAAACCAAGTTTAATTTTGTCTTAAGTTCATTAAATTCCTGCTGCAACCTTTCCACGCCGTACTTCTTGGGACCGAATAGGATGGTAGATAATTCCGACAGAATACCACTGCGAGTCACTAATCTGTCCAATATTTGATCCCAGCCCTTGAATACGAATCCGATCtgtgaaatataatgtttaattgaTTATGACATCAGCTTCTAGCAGGTAACGGAATGAAAACTAATTTTGTGAGTAACTGTTTTATAAccaaaataactgttattttcgTTGTTCATGTCTTGATAATTACTATAAGTTCAGATATTCgagttttatcaaaatatgtatgAGAATCTAATAAATAATgagaatttaataaaatacaaatacattaaatGAAAAACTTCTTTggtttagagcaaagtcacattgggctatctacttgTTCACCGTGGTGAATCGAAGCCGAAATGTgtgtgttgtaagtccgtagactcaCTATTATCCCACTGGATgatgacaaaattaaaaaacaagttcAAACATGAATAGACAATTCATAAgaattttggtaaaagtgtttcAATGTAGAAGACTTTCCTTGTAAAGTTCTTTCGAATTTCAAAATTCTAAAGTACATAATTTCCACATTCAAAAAAATCAAATGCCAACGGACAAGCAGATGCACTGAAACCAAAGTGattattcaaatgaaattaataacaacaagaaaaaaagttTAAGGTATAACATCCAATCTGAATTATGCTTTTCATAAAtgaattctagcattgtaaacgACTATTGAGATTTCTCAAATATTAAACTCACGGAGGACAAAACTAAGGCCCATAATTTCACATATTAAATCTCGACTTACTATAGCATGTAAAAGTTCAAGTATTAAGTGATGACTCACATTTACAGGAAGGTCCCAGAAAGGCCCAATGTTCTGCATAGCTCCAAAATATCCTGCACGAGGGATTATAGAAACGTTACTGTGAATCCATTCATACAGCACGTTAAAGCTGTAGTCACGTGAAACTGGAAGAACAGAAATTCAAAATCAActcttatatacatacatatttctcAAAACTTATGGAAATTGATTTTACTTCTGGATATAATTAGAAACATTCGTTTTCTGTGAGCAACTGCTGAAATAATTACATCAGTTAGGGCACTGGTGAAAGGGTTACTTAAATGTATTcgttaaaatgtttgataatcaAGACATAAAGGTTATTTAAATCAATAAGGAGTGttcatattcatttttttaccaagtgaaatatttttgaagGTTAACAGAAGTACTCATAATGCTATATAGAGTTTATACTTTCTTTGGCTTTACGAAAGAAAAGCAACTTACAATCATGAAATTCAGCCATTTTTAGAAATGAATAACTCATTCCGAAATCTACTGGTTTCAGCTCACCTACAACTTGACGAATCTTCTGAGCTCTAGAGAGAAAAAATACagtaacaaacaagaaatttaaagatAGATTTGACGTTATTAATAGCAATGTAAGATATGTATTTCAGTCTTAAGACTAATTTTAcatcaaaaaatatgaaattttgttaacaattttaGTGCAATTGTATGTAGATTACTGCTCTCTATAGCTTAGCAGTTTAGATATAATAGTGTGATTTCCTAACACGCATGCTTATGTATAAACTTATTAACCAAGCTTTAggtgttttaaaacaattatttcttgGTTTGTTCATAAACGTAAATTTACGCAACAGGTTATACTCGCTGTGCTCACAGAAGGTATCAAGCCCTATATTTTAGCACTAAAATCTCATGTGTACCCCAGAGCCAATAGAAAAGAGGGGCGTTTCTTACTGAAATTAAAATGGTTACTGAAGTAATTAAGACAATAATTATAAtcattagaaagaataaaaataaacttaaaatgttagTCAGTACTCACAGATTTTGATAGGGGCGTTTCTTACTGAAATTAAAATGGTTACTGAAGTAATTAAGACAATAATTATAAtcattagaaagaataaaaataaacttaaaatgttagTCAGTACTCACAGATTTTGATAGCAGGGAATGGTAGTgttacttaagctttttaaagaaGTGTATACAACATTAGCAACTTGTTTATTTTCCTCTAGCCATAAGCGAGTGACAATTCGGTTGAGGATTGGCAGAGGGGGGTTGCTATAGAGAATCACAGTAAAAGCCGCGATCCTGATCTCGTACGGCTCAGCCGTGTTGAAAAAGATCGGGGTGACTAGTGGAAGTAtctgtaacacaataaataaaaataatcaattagTATTATTTAGTCAAAGGTTAAAGAACAACTACTCATTATGTATATAACGTTTAGAAGTAATAAAACTAGCATACTGTACACAATTAAATATCTTTCCGCTTCTTAAATAACGATCTTTTTGATATGTGCAAATTACACAGGTAATTCAAAGATTATTTAACGAAACATCTTTCTCGGAAAATTACAGTTTTGGTTGGAATATGACTTCTAAGTTGTTGTTAAAACATCAAGTCATTTCCCttggaaatattttactttaatgaaatattttgttttattgttatgtaccATCATCATAGCTACACTTACCAATTCTGGTTCATGGACAACGAGGTGATGTAGGTGTAGATTGTAACTTGACGAAGGAAGTTACAACTAGCAGCTGGGTAACTCTCATCCTGCAACTTAAAAAACATTTTGGAGTCTGTCCAAAGATGTAAGGTTTCAGATACTGAAGGACCGTAGGATGACCCATATTAGCCAATGTTTCAATGTATATAACCTTCTTGTGAAAGTCTGGGTAGAGTCAAGCAATTCATTGATTTTCTAGTTTTAGGAAATATaggtactttaaaaataatagtattatctGGGAAAATTTCAAGCTTATATTAAGCagattattttttcttcaaatattctaCAACAAAACCTTNNNNNNNNNNNNNNNNNNNNNNNNNNNNNNNNNNNNNNNNNNNNNNNNNNNNNNNNNNNNNNNNNNNNNNNNNNNNNNNNNNNNNNNNNNNNNNNNNNNNNNNNNNNNNNNNNNNNNNNNNNNNNNNNNNNNNNNNNNNNNNNNNNNNNNNNNNNNNNNNNNNNNNNNNNNNNNNNNNNNNNNNNNNNNNNNNNNNNNNNNNNNNNNNNNNNNNNNNNNNNNNNNNNNNNNNNNNNNNNNNNNNNNNNNNNNNNNNNNNNNNNNNNNNNNNNNNNNNNNNNNNNNNNNNNNNNNNNNNNNNNNNNNNNNNNNNNNNNNNNNNNNNNNNNNNNNNNNNNNNNNNNNNNNNNNNNNNNNNNNNNNNNNNNNNNNNNNNNNNNNNNNNNNNNNNNNNNNNNNNNNNNNNNNNNNNNNNNNNNNNNNNNNNNNNNNNNNNNNNNNNNNNNNNNNNNNNNNNNNNNNNNNNNNNNNNNNNNNNNNNNNNNNNNNNNNNNNNNNNNGACACATTACTAAAATTGAGATAATCTTCATCTAATATTTTATATGGTTTTGACCATTGTGAACGATTCACATAAAATGGACCAGCAGGGGGGGTAACATCACTTGGTACACAAGGCAGCCTTTAAGTAGCTCCGATATAAAATAGGTGCTCTGTAATACACAAGCAAAAAACAACCTTTTGAACATGAATTATTCtgaatttacttaaaatattttgctttttatgtgattaagcacaaagttacataatgggctgttACTTCCGTGTCTACCATTGGtatcaaaacaaatactttttgcATTAGAAACCGGCAGACTCGATTCAGTGATCGGTGGAAGGGGATCTAccatattagaaaaaaaagtgaCGCTACTCTTTCGATGGATCGAAAACTACTATTACAGTTCAAAAGTTCAGTTTTTTAGGTATGTGAAATCTCCCCTCTCAGTGATGAAAATCTGTTAACAGACAAGAAGTTTATTTTCATGCTTTCTCCCCATTCCTTCATTTATGTCTGATTTTAGCACGttattttttgtgaaaagttTATATTTGCATTAATTTAGTTGAAAGTATCTTGTTTGTATAATCATCTTTCAAAATAGTATTTCCACGagaaaatgtatgaaatatgtatatataaatgtttacttttctggAACTGCTATACATTAGTGATTGAGTGCACCATTCAAAATCTGAGGGGCGCTCTTTCAAATATGTGTTACTCATCATGCCCGTCTTTCAGACGTGGGGATGTTATACTAAGATCGCTTTGTGtggaattaaaaataaaccaaacctttttCGTCTTCAATATGCCTTCCCAAACTTGATTTGTTTTTGCATCCATGTATACTAAAGTTTGTAACGTCGAATTTAGAGCACAAAAAATTTCATAtcgaaaataattatatattttttacgaaTTACTCAAGAAAACTTTTCTGTTCTTACAATTTCAATTacttattgataatattaaaagtGGATACCGTTAATTTCAATTTCATCATTGTATCCCTCAGGTATTGGTAGGCCTACAGATGTAGCTTTGTGTGTTTCTTCAGTTAAAGTAGAgcgtgggttttctcgtcatcactgataaatACGTTCAATGTGAAAACAACTTTTTCCAACCAAACTATTTATAAGAAACAATTAAGTTTTCTTGTCATAAAATGCGTTGTCTGGCaactatatgtaaataaatattgttgatatcGGCGGTAATTGTTGATaagtaaatgtttcaaataatcgTTGTTAAAGTAAGAGATACAGTTAACATATTTTTTCAATGtcaatttaaaatagtaaattgAAATATGAAATGCAACGAAAGCccaaatctatttattttaaatgacatTTCCTGTATCTAAATGTTCAAAACTTGAacatttgaaactttaattatttaattgttagtAAATAGATATTGTCATCGTGTTGTTGAGAGTAATCGCAGGAAAATGAGTTTACCCACTCTCAGTTTGAATGATACTGCCTATCATTTCTCCACAATACATATTACAGCATGAACGGTTTCACAGTCAGAAAATTCTGCATACAAATGAAATTACGTATCAagctaagaaaacaacaacaaaaaatggctGTTAAAATCACACTGACGTGGTGATTATGTCTCGAGATAAAACAAACAGACGGCTGGGTTTTAGTTTTGTGTCGCTACATCAATTGTGTTCTAAATATCACGTCACAAGTTAAATGAGGGGCGATTTACATTAAGTATTCTAGTGATGGTGGTTTAGTAACATGAAGTAATGCGATtattacacaaaattaatttattatcctCTTTTCTCAaggaggcccggtatggccaagtgcgttaaggcgtgcgactcgtaatccgagggtcgcgggttcgcatccccgtcgcgccaaacatgctcgccttttcagccgtgggagcgttataatgttacagtcaatcccactattcgttgataaaagagtagcccaagagttggcggtgggtggtgatgactagctgctttccctctagtcttacactgcaaaattagggacggctagcacagatagccctcgagtagctttgtgcgaaattcaaaaacaaacaaagtttctcaAGGAAATAATCGACACTTATATCACTGCTGTAAAACATGAATACTTC is from Tachypleus tridentatus isolate NWPU-2018 chromosome 2, ASM421037v1, whole genome shotgun sequence and encodes:
- the LOC143245445 gene encoding uncharacterized protein LOC143245445, yielding MSYSFLKMAEFHDFSRDYSFNVLYEWIHSNVSIIPRAGYFGAMQNIGPFWDLPVNIGFVFKGWDQILDRLVTRSGILSELSTILFGPKKYGVERLQQEFNELKTKLNLVFRESEDLKASIFFQLFERTSLYTFDKEYVIEMLQHAVKFYRQLEDQVRKGMPWHYVKVILPSSSFKVLPSDIGLPVVISNQKPVILSLRVRNIYIQLPRSGYYSENANFALEIQPTIHYSSHVFGGIVDPVAQTMYGSTMARRYHVTIPLNISLQYDVTQHVFQLNIQPRLTKIFYHKSDAATFIRKNYLTQPPEEHFLGQYVPIRTLPIPLKYDEVYGRELFGLRLHVQGIAETIWSDIPLYLSHTTQEKGYLAGILEVISNPGKKYREFVVSLEPDHQTQVYEYNIKLQYKRMWEKDEPHLHQKKEALVF
- the LOC143245444 gene encoding vitellogenin-2-like, coding for MCFNSIVKFPPKPNVFLLDTVLTKDQNVDINADIIWGSECLTSQEKHISVNAIVEKSNEQKNVRYEPRKLPRMTTLYNTNYISGLSGQWSLPWYYKQCQIDQQLGKSQSYACKLAIVDDSYLNKITMEINYQKVPPYFVNLTHHIDLALKAYLYPLVDNNAVNIRNSEKKIRIIAEFVKQVPGVPLLNLFIEKPTENTYIRKIYLPYVKPLSLLVPPVEDNMRLLWNSKVEPVCSVMERYIQTLDNVTFPMPETQCQYLLSKDCSPEERYAVLLTPAESAGLTKTLLVYVLGHEIKLLPSWQHSSFEVIIDQQTYQLVYGQPLQIGSVESPIYFYLEETLSRPIVVVQAEVEGLLIKYDGVNAEIKVSPKYMGRHCGLCGDFNGESYREFLGPNSCIYTDSQDFVNSYVLGGQQCQLPFQPFHPFVCPPTYYRSLYRYTKPLEYLKEPWISPSLQTQPMVKKYTPYSSWFQTPTITGIYRPNDDRERFVSPFLQTPPIVRKYTPYSSWFQLPSITDVYSPVEEDRCTLKKVWTKHWDNNICFSKEFVPVCKEECIASSETQEITLNFFCLPENSPHLKDLFDKVTTGKIEEIQINTKRYVDKVEVPQYCRSVYP